A genomic stretch from Edaphobacter aggregans includes:
- a CDS encoding glycosyltransferase family 4 protein, translating into MKLHSSETADDTRKVKLAYLVSHPIQYQAPLLRRISEEPDIDLTVFFGSSFSVREYTDKGFGVGVKWDVSLLHGYRYEFLPTIRDGQRTGMTCPMNYGILSRLRGNGRKPRFDALWVHGYSTVNAMHAILAAKSLGIPVLLRAESWLKDRKRSGRKLAVKRLFFKGLGELVDGAMPIGTLNAAYWRHYLGDDFPLFPFPYAVDNDYFQRRSREARDGRAKLLEELQLEPGRPVILFASKLQSRKRCGDLLEAYRNLTIGPSHKAPPYLVIVGDGQERAELESRAKASGLDGVRFCGFRNQSELPGFFDLATVFVLPSRHEPWGLIVNEVMNAGRAVIVSDDVGCQPDLVTDGVEGCVFRAGDVTSLTDALRRVLATPETAMRMGERGLERIRTWSFEEDIRGVRQALAEVTRKITA; encoded by the coding sequence ATGAAACTTCACTCTTCAGAGACGGCGGACGATACGAGAAAGGTGAAGCTCGCTTATTTGGTGAGCCATCCGATCCAGTACCAGGCACCTTTGCTACGCCGCATCTCTGAGGAGCCTGACATCGATCTGACGGTTTTTTTTGGATCGAGTTTTTCGGTTCGGGAGTACACGGACAAGGGGTTTGGCGTTGGAGTGAAGTGGGATGTGTCTCTGTTGCATGGTTATCGTTACGAGTTTTTACCGACGATTCGAGATGGTCAAAGGACGGGTATGACCTGTCCGATGAACTACGGCATCCTTAGCCGTTTGCGAGGGAACGGCCGCAAACCAAGGTTCGATGCACTTTGGGTGCATGGGTATTCCACTGTGAATGCGATGCATGCGATCCTGGCTGCGAAGTCGCTGGGGATACCGGTGTTATTGCGGGCGGAGTCGTGGCTGAAGGATCGTAAGCGGAGTGGGAGGAAGCTCGCGGTGAAGCGGCTCTTCTTCAAGGGATTGGGAGAGCTGGTCGATGGAGCCATGCCAATCGGGACGCTGAATGCAGCGTATTGGCGGCATTATCTGGGAGATGACTTCCCTCTTTTTCCGTTCCCTTATGCGGTTGACAATGATTATTTTCAACGACGCAGCCGGGAGGCGCGGGATGGGCGTGCAAAGCTCTTGGAGGAATTGCAGCTGGAGCCTGGGAGGCCGGTGATCCTGTTCGCCTCAAAGTTGCAGAGCCGCAAGCGGTGCGGAGACCTGCTGGAGGCTTACAGAAACCTTACCATCGGACCGAGTCATAAGGCTCCTCCTTATCTTGTGATTGTGGGGGATGGGCAGGAGCGAGCGGAGTTGGAGAGTCGCGCTAAGGCAAGCGGTCTGGATGGGGTTCGATTCTGCGGGTTTCGGAACCAGTCAGAGCTGCCGGGATTCTTCGATCTTGCGACGGTGTTTGTTCTGCCGTCGCGGCATGAGCCATGGGGCTTGATTGTGAATGAAGTGATGAACGCGGGACGGGCAGTGATCGTGTCGGACGACGTGGGCTGCCAACCGGACCTGGTCACGGATGGAGTGGAAGGGTGCGTTTTTCGTGCAGGTGATGTTACTTCGCTAACGGATGCGCTGCGAAGAGTGCTGGCGACGCCGGAGACCGCGATGAGGATGGGAGAGCGAGGGCTCGAGAGGATCAGGACGTGGAGTTTTGAAGAAGATATTCGGGGTGTCAGGCAGGCACTGGCCGAGGTTACACGGAAGATCACAGCATGA
- a CDS encoding polysaccharide biosynthesis/export family protein yields MRQRQDLLWGDEPRSNLRNRRGLGLVTAASLLLLSILCGSAEAQFSGPALGASVPVNLPVTPTTDPAILYPTGRDIRLGEGDLLTIHLYGAPEYAPPVRVSLDGSIQLPLIGVVRVEDLTIHQAENLIAERLKGAGMYRSPQVTIQLTESPNQSVTVTGEVHGVVPVPGQKRLFDVLAATGGLPPTASHTVTISRPGVAQPIVVDLGSDPMLSKQANVPVFARDTVIVSRVGAVYLLGAFKTQGAIPIQQNSPLTLMQVAAIGGGPGFEGKYNDLRIIRMAGLDRKVVHVDIKKVINGKEPDPVLQADDIIFLPTDSMKAAIKSGGISTLMGIASILIVAARP; encoded by the coding sequence ATGAGACAACGGCAGGATCTTCTTTGGGGCGATGAACCGCGGAGTAATTTGCGGAACCGCAGGGGCTTGGGTTTGGTAACAGCGGCTTCCCTGCTGCTGTTAAGCATACTGTGCGGTTCGGCCGAGGCACAGTTCAGCGGGCCAGCGTTGGGGGCCTCGGTTCCGGTCAACTTGCCGGTGACGCCGACGACCGATCCGGCGATCCTATATCCGACCGGGCGGGACATTCGTTTGGGAGAGGGTGACCTTCTCACGATTCATCTTTACGGGGCGCCAGAGTATGCTCCCCCTGTCCGAGTGAGTCTCGACGGATCGATCCAACTGCCTCTTATCGGAGTCGTGCGGGTCGAAGATCTTACGATCCACCAGGCTGAGAATCTGATTGCGGAGCGCTTGAAGGGCGCGGGGATGTATCGCAGTCCGCAGGTGACCATTCAATTGACGGAGTCGCCGAATCAGAGCGTCACCGTGACCGGAGAGGTTCATGGAGTCGTTCCTGTACCGGGACAGAAGCGACTGTTCGATGTGCTGGCAGCTACAGGAGGATTGCCCCCTACAGCCAGTCATACGGTGACGATCAGCCGACCGGGAGTCGCGCAGCCGATTGTGGTCGATCTCGGTTCGGATCCTATGCTGAGTAAGCAGGCCAATGTGCCTGTATTCGCTCGGGACACGGTGATTGTCTCTCGTGTAGGTGCGGTCTATCTGCTGGGGGCGTTCAAGACACAAGGAGCGATACCGATACAGCAGAACTCACCGCTGACGCTGATGCAGGTGGCGGCGATCGGTGGAGGACCGGGATTCGAGGGCAAATACAACGATTTGCGGATCATTCGTATGGCCGGGCTGGATCGCAAGGTGGTTCACGTTGACATCAAAAAGGTGATCAATGGCAAAGAGCCCGATCCGGTATTGCAGGCCGATGACATTATCTTTCTGCCCACTGATTCAATGAAGGCGGCGATCAAGTCGGGAGGGATCTCTACCTTGATGGGCATTGCTTCAATTCTGATTGTCGCCGCTCGCCCATAG
- a CDS encoding glycosyltransferase family 4 protein, whose translation MASLPSGTTKNKVRLAYLVSHPIQYQAPLLRRIAQEPDIDLTVFFGSDFSVRAYQDEGFGVDVKWDVPLLDGYRHEFLPVIRDNGTQTVTTPLNHGITSRLRGYGGAPPFDVLWVHGYAMVNALHGILAAKLLGIPVLLRGDMWLRDRPRSGTKLVLKRFFFEGLKKLVDGVLSVGTLNEAYWRHYLGDDVPLFLMPYAVDNDSIQERSVEARAGRDELMQELNLDTGRPVILFASKLQRRKHCNDLLEAYKRLVIDWTDGPTPYLLIVGDGEERAALEEEAARSGLDGVRFCGFRNQSELPRFFDISTVFVLPARHEPWGLIVNEVMNAGRAVIVSDDVGCQPDLITDGVEGYVYPVGDVNALTEALRRTLNSPEATAEMGRRALEKIRTWSFEEDVYALRSAIAQVTHKITA comes from the coding sequence ATGGCCTCCCTCCCCTCCGGAACGACGAAGAACAAAGTAAGACTTGCGTATCTGGTGAGCCACCCGATTCAATATCAGGCGCCGTTATTACGGCGGATAGCGCAGGAGCCTGATATCGATCTGACTGTGTTTTTCGGCTCGGATTTCTCTGTTCGTGCGTATCAGGATGAGGGGTTCGGGGTAGACGTAAAGTGGGATGTTCCACTGCTGGATGGTTATCGTCACGAATTTCTACCAGTGATCCGAGACAATGGGACGCAAACCGTCACGACGCCTCTCAATCATGGCATCACGAGCCGGCTTCGCGGATATGGCGGAGCACCACCATTCGATGTGCTCTGGGTCCACGGTTATGCGATGGTAAATGCACTGCATGGAATCCTTGCGGCGAAGTTACTGGGGATTCCTGTGCTGCTACGCGGTGATATGTGGCTTCGGGACCGCCCGAGAAGCGGAACAAAACTCGTGCTCAAGAGGTTTTTCTTTGAGGGCTTGAAAAAACTGGTGGATGGGGTTTTGTCGGTCGGGACGCTGAATGAGGCCTATTGGCGTCACTATCTTGGCGATGATGTTCCGCTGTTCCTGATGCCATATGCGGTGGACAACGATTCCATTCAGGAACGAAGCGTCGAAGCGCGGGCAGGACGAGACGAGCTAATGCAGGAACTCAATCTGGATACGGGGCGACCTGTCATTCTCTTTGCATCGAAGCTGCAACGCCGAAAGCACTGCAACGATTTATTGGAAGCATATAAACGCCTGGTGATTGACTGGACGGATGGTCCGACACCCTATCTGTTGATTGTTGGCGATGGAGAGGAACGAGCAGCGCTGGAAGAGGAGGCAGCACGGAGTGGATTGGATGGCGTTCGATTTTGCGGTTTTCGCAATCAGTCTGAACTGCCGAGGTTTTTCGACATCTCCACTGTATTTGTGCTGCCGGCCCGTCACGAACCCTGGGGTTTGATTGTGAATGAGGTGATGAACGCAGGAAGGGCGGTTATCGTCTCCGACGATGTTGGGTGCCAACCAGATTTGATTACGGACGGTGTGGAAGGGTACGTCTACCCGGTTGGCGATGTGAATGCACTCACTGAGGCGTTGAGACGCACACTGAATTCTCCCGAAGCTACAGCAGAGATGGGCCGGAGGGCGCTGGAGAAGATCAGGACCTGGAGCTTTGAAGAGGATGTTTATGCTCTACGTTCTGCGATAGCACAGGTGACTCACAAGATTACGGCGTGA
- a CDS encoding glycosyltransferase has product MRVLLSYGPIGYMGEVVTLDDPDAPFLKNVGFPVHALGPTRTVYGFNTKLLPWLKTNRDRFDGVVVNGLWQYCGFAAWRALAGNTPYVVFTHGMLDPYFKHAFPMKHIKKWLYWIPVEYRVLRDAYRVLFTSKAEKRLAEQSFHLHRWNPYVVPYGASGPTGDPELLKEAFFERCPGTKGKRYLLFLGRIHRKKGCDLLIDAFAKIASKDPELYLVVAGPDQQQWSERLQQTAASKGIAGRIYWPGMVTGDAKWGAFFASEAFILPSHQENFGIAVAEALACGKPVLLANKVNIAEDIAEDGAGLMEMDTMEGTLQLLERWIAMSPIERTEMAERASSCYQRRYDMRENAKAIIRLFETATVTSEVATLTK; this is encoded by the coding sequence GTGCGGGTGCTGTTGAGCTATGGCCCGATCGGGTATATGGGCGAGGTCGTCACGCTTGACGATCCGGACGCGCCATTTCTGAAGAACGTCGGGTTTCCGGTGCATGCGCTCGGGCCTACGCGGACCGTCTATGGCTTCAATACCAAGCTGCTGCCGTGGCTGAAGACGAACCGGGACCGCTTTGACGGCGTGGTCGTGAATGGGTTGTGGCAGTACTGTGGATTTGCCGCGTGGCGGGCCCTGGCGGGAAATACACCCTATGTCGTGTTCACGCACGGGATGCTGGATCCTTACTTCAAGCATGCCTTCCCGATGAAACATATCAAGAAATGGCTGTATTGGATTCCTGTGGAGTACAGGGTTTTACGGGATGCCTACCGGGTTCTGTTTACCTCGAAGGCGGAGAAACGACTGGCAGAGCAGAGCTTCCATCTGCACCGCTGGAATCCCTACGTAGTGCCCTATGGCGCGAGCGGGCCTACGGGTGATCCTGAGTTATTGAAGGAAGCGTTCTTTGAGCGATGTCCCGGGACCAAGGGGAAGCGGTACCTGCTGTTTCTCGGACGCATTCACCGAAAGAAGGGGTGTGATCTGTTGATCGATGCTTTTGCCAAGATCGCCTCCAAAGACCCAGAGCTTTACCTGGTAGTGGCCGGCCCGGATCAACAGCAGTGGAGCGAGCGACTACAGCAGACTGCGGCGAGTAAAGGTATCGCCGGGCGCATTTATTGGCCGGGCATGGTGACGGGAGATGCGAAGTGGGGAGCTTTTTTTGCTTCGGAAGCGTTTATCCTGCCGTCTCACCAGGAGAACTTTGGGATTGCGGTTGCCGAGGCTCTGGCATGCGGCAAGCCGGTGCTGCTGGCCAACAAGGTAAACATCGCAGAAGACATCGCCGAAGATGGGGCAGGATTGATGGAAATGGACACCATGGAGGGGACACTGCAGTTGCTGGAACGGTGGATCGCCATGTCCCCCATCGAGCGAACCGAGATGGCAGAACGAGCAAGTAGCTGTTACCAACGACGATACGATATGCGAGAAAACGCCAAGGCCATCATCCGGTTGTTTGAAACTGCTACCGTCACGTCAGAGGTAGCAACACTGACGAAGTGA
- a CDS encoding ABC transporter permease, with protein sequence MNFPESFSNIPGRETLARSQVLKRSWPVVLDLCVAGIGLACFYAVVRIANYWFGHPVPEIVISLSPRALPLYAFYSVVRIGLAYLLSLVFAVGYGYVAAYSKRVEALMIAGLDILQSIPVLSFLPGVMLAMVALFPTRQIGVEMGAILLIFTGQVWNMAFSFYSSIKSIPRELSEASSIYKFSRWQRLVQLELPYAAIGLVWNSMVSVAGGWFFLMACEMFVLGTRDFRLPGLGSYLQTAAGTGNLTAIMWGLLTMIAIIVATDQLIWRPVIAWSDKFKFEQVESTARVRSPLLHLLQHSRALQAIERSTVRPLSERIYRSLAEARQHRAARMMAEDATSDSGRDGVATWLRGAVLLAIAVAVVYAAFRALGLLRQVQGSEYIQILKGAFATFLRVNVSLLLASAWTIPAGVAIGFHPRLARIAQPIAQIAASVPATALFPVLLLALVRMGGGLGIGSIALMMLGTQWYILFNVIAGAMAIPSDLKEVATLFHFTTAQRWRTVILPGIFPFLITGLVTASGGAWNASIIAEYFHLKNQTLQTVGLGAQISAATDSGQFQILLLATIVMALMVVTINRLVWRPLYRLAETRYKLGG encoded by the coding sequence ATGAATTTTCCGGAGAGCTTCAGCAATATTCCCGGGCGCGAGACGCTAGCACGCTCGCAGGTGCTAAAGCGCAGTTGGCCGGTGGTACTTGACCTATGCGTTGCAGGTATAGGGCTGGCGTGCTTCTATGCTGTCGTACGGATTGCGAACTACTGGTTTGGACATCCTGTTCCCGAGATTGTCATTTCACTTAGTCCGCGGGCACTGCCGCTATATGCCTTCTATTCGGTGGTTCGGATCGGACTGGCTTATTTATTGAGCCTTGTGTTTGCCGTGGGCTATGGCTATGTCGCCGCTTACAGCAAACGTGTCGAAGCACTGATGATTGCAGGGTTGGATATTCTGCAGTCAATTCCGGTGCTGAGTTTTTTGCCTGGCGTGATGCTGGCCATGGTGGCGCTGTTTCCGACGCGGCAAATCGGCGTGGAGATGGGAGCTATTCTGCTCATCTTCACCGGCCAAGTGTGGAATATGGCGTTCAGTTTCTACTCGTCGATCAAGAGCATTCCGCGTGAGTTGAGTGAGGCTTCAAGTATCTACAAGTTTTCACGGTGGCAACGGCTGGTGCAACTGGAGCTTCCGTATGCTGCAATCGGGCTGGTGTGGAATTCGATGGTTTCGGTGGCGGGCGGGTGGTTTTTCCTAATGGCCTGCGAGATGTTCGTTCTGGGGACGCGGGACTTCAGGCTTCCGGGCCTTGGGTCATATCTGCAGACGGCTGCGGGCACGGGGAACCTGACAGCCATCATGTGGGGACTGTTGACGATGATAGCGATCATCGTCGCTACGGATCAGTTGATCTGGCGACCGGTGATTGCGTGGAGCGATAAGTTCAAGTTTGAGCAGGTGGAGAGTACTGCCCGGGTGCGTTCTCCGTTGCTGCACTTGCTGCAGCACTCGCGTGCGCTTCAGGCGATAGAGAGAAGTACAGTGCGTCCTCTAAGCGAACGGATTTACCGTAGTCTGGCCGAGGCACGGCAACACCGCGCGGCGAGGATGATGGCTGAGGACGCGACCTCGGACTCCGGCCGGGATGGAGTTGCGACATGGTTGCGAGGAGCTGTGCTACTGGCTATTGCGGTTGCGGTGGTGTATGCCGCGTTTCGTGCTTTGGGTCTGTTGCGACAGGTGCAGGGATCTGAATATATCCAGATTCTGAAGGGAGCATTTGCGACGTTTCTGCGGGTCAATGTATCGCTGCTGCTGGCCTCGGCGTGGACGATTCCTGCCGGGGTGGCGATTGGATTTCATCCCAGATTGGCGCGCATTGCACAGCCGATTGCGCAGATCGCGGCCTCGGTTCCGGCTACTGCACTGTTCCCCGTCCTGCTGTTGGCGCTTGTGAGAATGGGCGGTGGACTCGGGATCGGCTCGATTGCGCTGATGATGCTGGGGACGCAGTGGTACATCCTATTCAACGTAATTGCGGGGGCGATGGCGATTCCTTCCGATTTGAAGGAGGTGGCTACGCTGTTTCACTTTACGACGGCTCAGCGCTGGCGGACAGTGATTCTGCCGGGAATCTTTCCGTTTTTGATTACGGGATTGGTGACTGCTTCGGGTGGAGCTTGGAATGCGAGCATCATCGCGGAGTATTTTCATCTAAAGAATCAGACGCTGCAGACGGTGGGGCTGGGTGCCCAGATCAGTGCTGCAACCGATAGTGGACAGTTTCAGATTCTGTTGCTGGCGACGATCGTGATGGCTCTGATGGTAGTGACTATCAACAGACTGGTGTGGCGGCCGCTGTATCGACTGGCTGAGACCCGGTATAAGCTCGGAGGTTGA
- a CDS encoding GumC family protein gives MGLENPQQPGPGAPETNPTGFSTTVTDTTLSEALITLRKRRWILITSVVLGIAYGVYKAETQPKLFEAFGRIEVRSGSSNEYRVSAVQGYASDTAASKMLTEVAILQSDSLMLTVAREMDLSNNPEFLEVKGPVSHTTLDDAGVRQSTVHRLQSNLHITLVPKTDIIRISYTCLSAKLSADIVNTVIATYVHRSYQTRFDSTQRVSQWLSGQLDDLKQQVQTSQERMMDLQRRLGMLGFDPSHNQISTSLEDLSKAAGDARIARIVAESRYRMLAGMDPNTMEGSIETTPGTAPGELNLLRGQVASAKANYAQMESTLGPNHPQAQALKAQIDELEKEIDAEQKRLLLQAKQNYVVARTNEDQTSAALEKQKSDAYKLRDDLVEYTVRQRDFESNRTLYEGLLQRLRTAGVQAGLESLEIDVVDQALPPASPMLRPQSTIIMTSFVFGLLGGIVLAFLMESLDTGLRSVAEIESITELPSLAVIPRSRRAGVSEAAMSTAQRNISVLTQPKSQFAEAFRSLRTALLLSSAGHPPKFILFTSATPSEGKTTTASNLACILAQRDARVLLIDADLRRPNVHHRFGLNGKVGLTTLLTGASKLKDTVQNIPNVPNLDILPSGPVPPFPSEMLSSEAMDAFLNHCGDLYTHIVIDSPPILSVTDGVILARRADAVVLVIRHGKSSKHVVRRARDMLLRSGAPITGIVLNAVDLSSPEYYGYYGYSGYSYSSVDSESWESQTVSASSNGAGGRV, from the coding sequence ATGGGTCTAGAAAATCCGCAGCAGCCGGGGCCGGGCGCTCCTGAAACGAATCCTACCGGGTTCAGCACGACGGTCACTGATACGACGCTGTCTGAGGCGCTGATAACGCTGCGGAAACGGCGGTGGATCCTCATCACTTCCGTGGTATTGGGTATCGCCTACGGAGTTTACAAGGCTGAGACGCAGCCGAAGCTATTTGAGGCCTTCGGGCGAATTGAGGTTCGGTCGGGCTCGTCGAATGAATATCGTGTGAGCGCCGTGCAGGGCTACGCTTCCGATACAGCAGCTTCGAAGATGCTGACCGAGGTTGCGATCCTGCAGAGCGATTCGTTGATGCTGACGGTCGCGCGCGAAATGGATCTTTCGAATAACCCTGAGTTTCTTGAGGTGAAAGGGCCGGTGTCGCATACGACGCTGGACGACGCGGGGGTACGGCAGTCGACAGTGCACCGACTGCAGAGCAATCTACACATCACGCTAGTACCGAAAACGGACATTATCCGAATCAGCTACACCTGTCTGAGCGCGAAGCTGTCTGCCGACATCGTGAACACGGTCATCGCTACCTATGTTCATCGCAGCTACCAGACGCGGTTCGATTCGACGCAACGGGTATCGCAGTGGCTCTCCGGGCAACTGGACGATCTGAAGCAGCAGGTGCAGACGTCTCAGGAAAGGATGATGGATCTGCAGCGGCGGCTGGGAATGCTGGGCTTCGATCCGTCTCATAATCAGATCAGCACATCGCTGGAGGATCTGTCGAAAGCGGCCGGGGATGCGAGAATCGCGCGGATCGTTGCGGAGTCGCGGTATCGCATGTTGGCGGGGATGGACCCTAACACGATGGAGGGGTCGATTGAGACAACGCCGGGAACAGCGCCGGGCGAGCTGAATCTGCTGCGTGGACAGGTTGCCAGCGCAAAGGCGAACTACGCGCAGATGGAGTCGACGCTGGGGCCGAATCATCCACAGGCGCAGGCGCTGAAGGCTCAGATCGACGAGTTGGAGAAGGAGATTGACGCGGAACAGAAGCGTCTGCTGCTACAGGCCAAACAGAACTATGTCGTCGCGCGAACGAATGAAGATCAGACATCAGCGGCTCTAGAGAAGCAGAAGTCGGACGCTTACAAGTTGCGGGATGATCTGGTGGAGTATACGGTGCGGCAACGGGACTTTGAGTCGAACCGCACCCTCTATGAAGGACTGCTGCAACGACTGCGTACGGCCGGCGTGCAGGCGGGACTTGAGTCGCTGGAGATAGACGTTGTGGACCAGGCGCTGCCGCCGGCGAGCCCCATGCTTCGGCCTCAGTCGACGATCATCATGACGTCGTTCGTGTTTGGTCTGCTGGGCGGTATCGTTCTAGCGTTTTTGATGGAGAGCCTGGATACGGGGCTGCGTAGCGTTGCGGAGATCGAGAGCATCACGGAGCTGCCGTCGCTGGCTGTTATTCCGCGGTCGCGACGTGCAGGAGTGTCAGAGGCCGCGATGTCGACGGCGCAGCGCAACATCAGTGTGTTGACGCAGCCGAAGTCTCAGTTTGCCGAGGCTTTCCGTTCCCTACGGACAGCGTTGCTGCTCTCGAGCGCTGGGCACCCGCCGAAGTTCATCCTGTTTACCAGCGCTACGCCCTCTGAGGGCAAGACGACGACGGCCAGCAACTTGGCGTGCATTCTGGCGCAACGAGATGCGCGGGTCTTGCTGATCGACGCCGACCTCCGCCGGCCCAACGTGCACCATCGTTTTGGGTTGAACGGCAAAGTAGGCCTGACAACACTGCTGACCGGCGCCAGCAAGCTGAAAGACACTGTTCAGAACATCCCCAATGTGCCCAATCTGGACATCCTGCCGAGCGGGCCTGTTCCTCCGTTCCCGTCGGAGATGCTCAGCTCGGAGGCGATGGATGCATTCCTGAACCACTGCGGTGATCTTTATACGCATATAGTGATCGATTCACCACCGATCCTGTCGGTGACTGATGGAGTCATTTTGGCGCGCAGGGCCGATGCAGTCGTGCTGGTGATTCGTCACGGCAAGTCGAGCAAGCATGTCGTGCGGCGGGCCCGGGACATGCTGCTACGGTCGGGCGCACCAATTACAGGCATCGTGCTGAATGCAGTGGATCTGAGTTCACCGGAGTACTACGGGTATTACGGGTACTCGGGATATTCGTATTCAAGCGTGGACTCGGAGAGCTGGGAGTCACAGACGGTCTCGGCGAGTAGCAACGGCGCAGGTGGGAGAGTCTGA
- a CDS encoding response regulator yields MADTTSTTTSKPRVLVADDEQVIANTLAIILNQAGFEARAVFSGEKAIESLDSFQPDMLISDVIMTGMTGIEAAIITRQRLPKCKILLFSGQAATADLLEKARAQGHEFEILAKPVHPTDLLAKLRG; encoded by the coding sequence ATGGCAGATACAACGTCCACCACCACGTCAAAACCCAGAGTACTCGTAGCGGACGACGAACAGGTGATTGCCAACACTCTCGCGATCATCCTGAATCAAGCAGGATTTGAAGCCCGTGCAGTGTTCAGTGGCGAGAAGGCTATCGAGTCGCTCGACAGCTTTCAACCTGACATGCTCATCAGCGACGTCATTATGACCGGCATGACCGGCATAGAGGCCGCCATCATCACCCGGCAACGCCTGCCCAAGTGCAAAATCCTGCTCTTCTCCGGGCAGGCTGCGACGGCCGACCTTCTTGAGAAAGCCCGCGCGCAGGGTCACGAGTTTGAGATCCTTGCCAAGCCCGTCCACCCTACGGACCTCCTAGCAAAGTTGCGCGGCTAG
- a CDS encoding nitrate/sulfonate/bicarbonate ABC transporter ATP-binding protein: MQSTIIRAERVEKYYAQPSENRIQVISPTDLSISEGEIVALLGPSGSGKSTLLRMLTGLSTPSAGEVYWHEKPIATADVNVSIVFQSFALFPWLTVFENVEAPLKARGMDPAERRKRALKILDTVGLDGFQAAYPKELSGGMRQRVGFARALVVEPEVLFMDEPFSALDVLTAENLRSELLELWQKKTIPTKAIFIVTHNIEEAVLLADRIVVLGRNPGHVRTDFKVALPHPRDRKGAAFTQLVDYIYKVLTQPDSQPPALPLTPAGKPVRDQRQMHYQMLPHARPGGIAGLLELLLDHNGKDDIYRLADDLAFEIDDLLPIVDAAQLLGFLKVTEGDAAITPTGAEYANSEILRQKELFRTAAVENVLLLRQIVRAIEAKSDRSVPEEFFHDMLDEQFSEDETQRQMETAINWGRYAELFDFDASRRRFIQPEKLHHDTDAGVTPGVEA; the protein is encoded by the coding sequence ATGCAATCTACTATCATACGTGCTGAACGAGTCGAAAAATATTATGCACAGCCGAGCGAGAACCGGATCCAGGTAATCTCGCCTACGGACCTCTCGATCAGCGAGGGTGAGATTGTTGCGCTGCTGGGACCTTCGGGTTCCGGTAAATCGACACTGTTGCGTATGCTTACGGGGCTGTCAACCCCATCGGCAGGCGAAGTGTACTGGCACGAGAAACCGATTGCAACCGCAGATGTTAATGTTTCTATTGTGTTTCAGAGTTTTGCCCTGTTTCCCTGGCTTACTGTGTTTGAGAATGTCGAGGCGCCGCTGAAGGCCCGGGGGATGGATCCTGCGGAGAGACGAAAGCGAGCACTGAAGATCCTGGATACGGTTGGTCTGGATGGATTCCAGGCGGCTTATCCGAAGGAATTATCGGGTGGAATGCGTCAACGGGTCGGCTTTGCACGGGCGCTGGTGGTCGAGCCGGAGGTCCTGTTCATGGATGAGCCGTTCTCTGCCCTTGACGTGCTAACGGCTGAGAACCTCCGTAGTGAACTGCTGGAGTTGTGGCAGAAAAAAACGATTCCGACCAAGGCTATTTTTATCGTTACGCACAATATCGAGGAGGCGGTCCTGCTGGCCGACCGGATCGTTGTGCTGGGAAGAAATCCGGGGCATGTCCGGACGGACTTCAAAGTTGCGCTGCCGCATCCCCGGGACCGCAAGGGAGCCGCGTTTACTCAGTTGGTCGACTATATCTACAAAGTGCTGACGCAGCCGGATTCGCAGCCGCCAGCGTTGCCATTGACGCCTGCCGGAAAGCCGGTTCGCGACCAGCGTCAGATGCATTACCAGATGCTGCCTCATGCCAGGCCAGGCGGTATCGCCGGATTGCTTGAGCTGCTGCTGGACCACAATGGCAAAGATGATATTTATCGGCTGGCCGACGATTTGGCATTTGAGATTGACGACTTGTTGCCTATTGTCGATGCCGCGCAGTTGCTTGGATTTCTGAAGGTGACCGAAGGTGATGCCGCGATTACACCGACGGGCGCCGAGTATGCGAACTCGGAGATTCTGCGGCAGAAAGAGCTGTTTCGAACAGCAGCGGTGGAGAATGTTCTGCTGCTGCGGCAGATTGTGCGGGCGATTGAAGCCAAGAGCGACAGAAGCGTTCCCGAAGAGTTCTTTCACGACATGCTGGATGAGCAGTTCAGCGAAGACGAGACGCAGCGACAGATGGAGACGGCGATCAACTGGGGTCGTTATGCGGAGTTGTTTGATTTCGATGCATCGCGCAGGAGGTTCATCCAGCCGGAGAAGCTGCATCACGATACCGACGCAGGTGTGACGCCGGGAGTTGAGGCGTGA